In Novipirellula galeiformis, one DNA window encodes the following:
- a CDS encoding DUF3179 domain-containing protein, with amino-acid sequence MNLVLKNRLYWAGAFVVSSLAFAIWSINHSLRDAAAPPNQNSVPLTQIQGPLGPAFDLRGLTVPAAEIQSGGPPKDGIPALTNPAMVTGGNATYLRPSDRVIGVFADSQARAYPLRILNYHEIVNDRIGQLPIAVTYCPLCDSAAVFDRRTPLGEREFGVSGLLYNSNVLMYDRGGQSESLWSQVKTQGISGPAADKSLRAVPLELTTWKDWLTRYPNTQVLSEQTGHRRDYGRSPYAGYFTNPQLMFPVQPVSNALPTKTPVLGVWTDDGTARAYPLSAFGNADSTLQDTVGGKNVTIAFHREANRLRVVEADEGLHWMYSLWFAWYAFHPDTSISSSP; translated from the coding sequence ATGAATTTGGTTTTGAAGAATCGGCTCTATTGGGCCGGGGCGTTTGTCGTGTCGTCCCTCGCATTCGCAATCTGGTCCATAAATCATTCTCTCCGGGATGCGGCTGCACCGCCAAATCAAAACAGCGTTCCGTTGACTCAAATTCAAGGCCCCCTTGGACCTGCGTTCGACTTGAGAGGTTTGACCGTCCCAGCAGCGGAGATTCAATCAGGCGGACCGCCAAAGGATGGCATACCGGCACTCACCAATCCCGCAATGGTCACCGGTGGGAACGCCACGTACTTGCGTCCGAGCGACCGGGTGATTGGCGTTTTTGCTGACTCCCAGGCACGCGCCTATCCGCTCCGAATTCTCAACTATCACGAAATCGTCAACGATCGCATTGGTCAGCTACCGATTGCGGTGACGTATTGCCCGCTGTGCGATTCGGCCGCAGTTTTCGACCGACGGACGCCGCTTGGCGAGCGAGAGTTTGGTGTCTCCGGTTTGCTCTACAACAGCAATGTGTTGATGTATGATCGCGGCGGCCAATCCGAAAGTCTGTGGTCACAGGTGAAGACCCAAGGGATTTCCGGCCCCGCAGCGGACAAGTCGCTGCGCGCGGTACCGCTTGAGTTAACGACATGGAAGGACTGGCTCACGCGATATCCGAACACGCAAGTTCTATCGGAGCAAACCGGCCATCGACGTGACTACGGGCGAAGTCCGTATGCCGGATATTTCACCAATCCACAACTGATGTTCCCAGTCCAGCCCGTTAGCAACGCATTGCCAACGAAAACGCCTGTGCTGGGGGTTTGGACGGATGATGGCACGGCTCGAGCCTATCCGCTATCGGCGTTTGGCAACGCCGATAGCACGCTACAAGACACGGTTGGAGGCAAAAACGTGACGATCGCCTTCCACCGCGAAGCGAATCGTTTGCGAGTCGTCGAGGCGGACGAAGGGCTTCATTGGATGTACTCATTGTGGTTCGCCTGGTATGCCTTCCATCCGGATACCTCTATTAGCAGCTCACCCTAG
- a CDS encoding ACT domain-containing protein: MRGTSDLPTLLATLAPVVSPQVYVFLSRPLAIYGDGAELDPIATFSEKEGLTLIVPKERADTAGEIYDGEYALISLSVHSDLQAVGLTAAIAAALSERGISANIVAAFYHDHLFVPLSRVDDAVTALSQLAADNQP, encoded by the coding sequence ATGCGCGGTACATCTGACCTACCGACCTTGCTCGCAACTCTGGCGCCTGTCGTGTCACCCCAAGTGTACGTATTCCTGTCGCGACCACTCGCTATTTACGGTGATGGGGCCGAGCTCGATCCGATTGCCACGTTCTCTGAAAAAGAGGGGCTGACATTGATTGTGCCCAAAGAACGCGCTGATACGGCGGGGGAGATTTATGACGGTGAATACGCCTTGATTTCTCTAAGTGTGCATTCCGACCTGCAAGCGGTTGGCTTAACGGCCGCAATTGCCGCCGCGTTATCGGAGCGTGGTATCAGTGCGAACATCGTGGCCGCCTTCTACCATGACCACCTCTTCGTTCCCTTGTCACGCGTCGACGATGCCGTTACGGCACTCTCGCAATTGGCGGCCGACAATCAACCATAG
- the fusA gene encoding elongation factor G encodes MKLENLRNIGISAHIDSGKTTLSERILFYTGRIHKIEEVRGGGDGATMDHMELEKERGITITSAATSVSWKDHPINLIDTPGHVDFTVEVERSLRVLDGAVLVLCSVGGVQSQSITVDRQMKRYQIPRLAFINKMDRTGANPFRVLKQLREKLGAEAFLMQYPIGAEENFKGAVDLIEMVAYLHEGNEGEKIVTAPIPDDIKDECEDARVQMLEALSMYSDKMMELLLSEEEVSKELIYKVARDAVLGGATPVFMGTAYKNKGVQPLLDAVIRYLPSPLDREIRGRDPKDETNKIELLPDASRPFVGMAFKIADDPFGQLTFMRVYQGTIKKGETYVNQRTTKSERFSRIVRMHSNKREEIEEATAGDIIAVMGIDSASGDTYAESRDFCTLESMFIADPVIKIAVAPATRSDGDKLAKALQRFRKEDPTFRVATDEETNEILISGMGELHLDVYIERIRREYGVEIVVGAPKVSYRESPTKVVEFDYKHKKQSGGSGQFAHIKGKLSPIESDSEDSFEFEDHVVGGRIPKQYIPAIEKGFRDILGKGPVAEFPVVGTRIDLDDGSFHEVDSSEKAFYTAAQGCFREYFKKADPKLLEPIMNVEIEVPEDFQGTVVGDVIRRRGIMTSNDIVEGNSIIKAEVPLAETFGYATDLRSMTQGQGTFTMELATYRQTPTNIQNDIIEAKRKADLASSK; translated from the coding sequence ATGAAGCTGGAGAATCTCAGAAACATCGGTATCAGCGCCCATATCGACTCGGGTAAGACGACCCTCAGCGAGCGAATTCTGTTTTACACCGGGCGAATTCATAAGATCGAAGAAGTTCGCGGCGGTGGTGATGGCGCGACGATGGATCATATGGAACTGGAAAAAGAGCGTGGGATCACGATCACCAGTGCTGCGACCAGCGTCTCGTGGAAAGACCACCCGATCAACTTGATTGATACTCCGGGTCACGTTGACTTTACCGTCGAGGTCGAGCGATCGCTTCGTGTTCTTGATGGTGCGGTTTTGGTGCTGTGTAGCGTCGGTGGCGTGCAAAGCCAATCGATCACCGTTGACCGTCAGATGAAGCGTTATCAAATTCCTCGCTTGGCGTTCATCAACAAGATGGACCGAACCGGGGCGAACCCATTCCGCGTCTTGAAGCAACTTCGCGAAAAGTTGGGCGCCGAAGCATTCCTCATGCAGTACCCCATTGGTGCGGAAGAAAACTTCAAAGGCGCCGTCGACTTGATCGAAATGGTGGCCTACCTGCACGAAGGCAATGAAGGCGAAAAAATTGTCACCGCTCCGATTCCGGACGACATCAAAGACGAGTGCGAAGATGCACGCGTCCAGATGCTCGAAGCGTTGTCGATGTACAGCGACAAAATGATGGAATTGCTTCTCAGCGAAGAAGAAGTCTCCAAAGAATTGATCTACAAGGTCGCTCGCGACGCGGTTCTTGGTGGAGCCACGCCTGTATTCATGGGCACCGCTTACAAAAACAAAGGCGTTCAACCTTTGCTTGATGCGGTGATCCGTTACTTGCCAAGCCCGCTGGACCGCGAAATCCGTGGTCGTGACCCGAAAGACGAAACCAACAAGATCGAGTTGCTTCCCGATGCCTCGCGTCCGTTCGTTGGCATGGCTTTCAAGATCGCAGACGATCCGTTTGGCCAGCTGACCTTCATGCGTGTCTACCAAGGTACGATCAAAAAGGGCGAAACCTACGTTAACCAACGTACGACCAAGTCCGAGCGTTTCAGCCGTATCGTGCGAATGCACAGTAACAAACGCGAAGAAATCGAAGAGGCGACCGCCGGTGACATTATCGCCGTGATGGGAATCGATTCGGCCAGTGGTGATACGTACGCCGAATCGCGAGATTTTTGTACGCTCGAATCGATGTTCATTGCTGACCCCGTGATCAAGATCGCTGTCGCTCCGGCAACTCGAAGCGACGGAGACAAGCTGGCCAAGGCACTGCAACGTTTCCGCAAAGAAGACCCGACGTTCCGAGTCGCGACTGACGAAGAAACGAACGAAATCCTGATCAGCGGGATGGGCGAACTTCACCTTGATGTTTACATCGAGCGAATTCGTCGTGAATACGGCGTCGAGATCGTCGTCGGTGCTCCGAAGGTTAGCTACCGCGAAAGCCCGACCAAGGTGGTCGAGTTCGACTACAAGCACAAGAAGCAAAGTGGTGGTAGCGGTCAGTTCGCTCACATCAAGGGCAAACTCAGCCCGATCGAATCGGACAGCGAAGACAGCTTCGAGTTCGAAGACCACGTCGTCGGTGGCCGTATTCCGAAGCAGTACATTCCTGCGATCGAAAAAGGGTTCCGCGACATCCTCGGCAAAGGCCCTGTGGCTGAATTCCCTGTGGTGGGAACACGAATCGACCTCGATGACGGTAGCTTCCACGAAGTTGACTCCTCGGAAAAGGCGTTCTATACCGCTGCACAAGGATGTTTCCGTGAGTACTTCAAGAAAGCGGATCCGAAGTTGCTCGAGCCGATCATGAACGTCGAAATCGAAGTCCCCGAGGACTTCCAAGGGACCGTTGTGGGTGACGTTATTCGCCGCCGCGGCATCATGACCAGCAACGATATCGTCGAAGGCAACAGCATCATCAAGGCGGAGGTGCCATTGGCCGAAACGTTCGGTTATGCAACCGACCTGCGAAGTATGACGCAAGGTCAAGGAACGTTCACGATGGAATTGGCGACCTATCGCCAAACGCCAACCAATATCCAGAACGACATCATCGAAGCGAAGCGTAAAGCAGACTTGGCTAGCTCCAAGTAA
- the rpsR gene encoding 30S ribosomal protein S18, giving the protein MPPRPMSTRSRARKRSRVRTRTKKKDPIFVDGQRPRPMYVDYKDIELLKKMVNRQGRIAGRRKSGCTAASQHAVTAAIKRARFMALLPFVGE; this is encoded by the coding sequence ATGCCTCCACGTCCAATGAGCACGCGCAGCCGTGCCCGCAAGCGTTCACGCGTCCGCACCCGGACCAAAAAGAAAGATCCTATCTTCGTCGATGGCCAACGCCCTCGGCCGATGTACGTCGATTACAAAGACATCGAACTGCTGAAGAAAATGGTCAATCGTCAAGGCCGTATCGCTGGACGTCGCAAGAGCGGTTGTACCGCAGCGAGCCAACACGCGGTTACCGCAGCAATCAAACGCGCCCGCTTCATGGCCTTGCTGCCATTCGTAGGCGAGTAA
- a CDS encoding acyl-CoA thioesterase, which produces MYTTQRRVEFRDTDAAGIVHFSAFFPLMESAEHEMLRSLGISVMPSRSGEDRPESAFHPAEIASRGQEKDLKASDAVANSPSPSLPHVTWPRVSAHCDYRAAARFEDLLEISVSVLQLGNSSVQYGFRFTRPASPQGADNHGPPSLPVTLIAEGKLTAVCCQLAGGGRLTKTPIPEELRKLLAKHLDQQTFSA; this is translated from the coding sequence GTGTATACCACCCAACGTCGAGTCGAGTTTCGCGATACGGATGCGGCAGGCATCGTACACTTTTCGGCTTTCTTTCCCTTGATGGAGTCGGCCGAGCACGAAATGCTTCGCTCGCTAGGAATTTCCGTGATGCCTAGCCGGTCGGGTGAAGATCGGCCGGAATCGGCGTTTCATCCTGCTGAAATTGCGTCGCGAGGCCAGGAAAAGGACCTCAAGGCGAGCGACGCGGTGGCCAATTCGCCTTCGCCCTCGTTGCCGCACGTGACTTGGCCACGAGTCTCGGCGCACTGCGATTACCGGGCCGCGGCGCGTTTTGAAGACCTGCTGGAGATCTCCGTTTCAGTACTACAACTGGGCAACAGCAGCGTTCAGTATGGCTTTCGCTTCACGCGCCCGGCCTCACCCCAGGGCGCGGATAACCACGGCCCCCCTTCGCTTCCGGTGACGCTGATCGCCGAGGGCAAATTGACCGCGGTTTGCTGCCAGCTTGCCGGTGGAGGGAGGTTGACCAAGACCCCCATTCCAGAAGAGTTGCGGAAGTTGCTCGCAAAGCACCTCGATCAGCAAACCTTTTCGGCTTAG
- a CDS encoding ABC transporter permease has translation MLTHPALVVGLAKWVPAWITPLWVLSIGLLIGVIAAVALYGVLSLLSLVTPLGHLADKPSRGITASLIVGGLIGAGLCATYVPTAGEYANTLFLPLICIGLVLGFGVIYGMWHRTRSEWGSMINEGVIPYLLCTLGLFALVGLAGTPFVEDPRSILNSIAAVNLVGDGTEQITVVVKASPELPAGEAPFLPANIDYQLRNVTGLTIESDRTVLLGDSADSASFGRPPQRVNEGEKLVYNYENRDLPPIPSDPTRLHIQNREIDDAKVVFTFKNQPLVPQASSILVIAFTLFLTLTGLVAFRQAAPRVWALALSTAKNEMAQPLYLLLLAIGLFGVLLFGIYPFNTLGDDIRLLKDSGVTLIMVLGMVQAVWSAGTSVSEEIEGRTALTVLSKPVSRRSFILGKYAGIMLSVLVLFVILSAVLTVVISYKPIYDARETASGDPIWQTGHDEIMTTLPVLGLYLMETMAIGAIAVALATRLPLLANFISCFMIYVIGNLTSPLVASARDNNELVGFVGKLIAVVIPNLNIFNVQAAVDTGNQIPLIYLAGAFNYLVCFSIAIWMLAMLLFEDRDLA, from the coding sequence ATGCTCACCCATCCGGCACTGGTCGTCGGCTTGGCCAAGTGGGTTCCAGCCTGGATCACGCCGCTGTGGGTCCTTTCGATTGGCTTATTGATCGGCGTGATCGCCGCAGTGGCTCTCTACGGAGTGCTATCCCTACTGTCGCTCGTGACTCCTCTGGGGCATCTCGCGGACAAGCCAAGTCGCGGCATTACGGCATCCCTCATCGTCGGTGGCTTGATCGGCGCAGGGCTTTGCGCAACCTATGTTCCAACCGCTGGCGAGTACGCCAACACGTTGTTTCTGCCGCTAATCTGCATTGGCTTGGTGCTTGGCTTCGGGGTCATCTACGGGATGTGGCATCGCACGCGGAGTGAGTGGGGATCGATGATCAATGAAGGGGTCATTCCTTACCTGCTTTGCACCCTAGGCCTGTTCGCTCTCGTCGGACTCGCCGGAACCCCGTTTGTGGAAGACCCCCGGTCGATCCTCAATTCGATTGCCGCCGTCAACTTGGTCGGTGACGGAACGGAGCAGATTACCGTGGTGGTGAAAGCGTCGCCGGAATTGCCTGCGGGCGAGGCTCCGTTTTTGCCAGCCAACATCGACTACCAACTTCGCAACGTGACGGGGCTGACGATTGAAAGCGACCGCACCGTATTGCTCGGCGACTCGGCCGATTCCGCTAGTTTTGGCCGCCCCCCTCAACGGGTCAATGAAGGTGAAAAACTAGTCTACAATTACGAGAACCGTGACCTCCCGCCGATCCCGTCGGACCCAACGCGATTGCACATTCAAAATCGCGAGATCGATGATGCCAAGGTCGTCTTCACGTTCAAGAATCAGCCATTGGTCCCCCAGGCGAGTTCGATCTTGGTGATTGCGTTCACATTGTTTTTGACGCTCACCGGGCTCGTAGCGTTTCGTCAAGCCGCTCCTCGCGTTTGGGCGTTGGCATTGTCGACCGCGAAAAACGAAATGGCCCAACCGCTTTACCTGCTGCTCTTGGCGATCGGTTTGTTCGGCGTGCTGTTGTTCGGGATTTACCCCTTCAACACGCTCGGCGACGACATTCGATTGCTCAAAGACAGCGGCGTGACGTTGATCATGGTGCTGGGGATGGTGCAAGCGGTGTGGAGTGCGGGTACATCGGTCAGCGAAGAAATTGAAGGACGGACCGCATTGACAGTGCTTAGCAAACCGGTCAGCCGGCGATCCTTTATCCTTGGTAAATATGCCGGGATCATGTTGTCGGTGTTGGTGTTGTTTGTGATTCTGTCGGCGGTTTTGACGGTTGTGATCAGCTACAAACCGATCTACGACGCTCGCGAAACGGCCAGTGGTGATCCGATTTGGCAGACCGGGCATGATGAAATCATGACGACGCTTCCGGTGCTTGGCTTGTACTTGATGGAAACGATGGCGATCGGTGCAATTGCGGTGGCTTTGGCGACTCGCCTGCCGTTGCTGGCCAATTTCATCAGCTGTTTCATGATCTACGTGATCGGAAACTTGACCTCACCGCTGGTGGCGTCAGCACGTGACAACAATGAATTAGTAGGCTTTGTGGGTAAATTGATCGCGGTGGTGATCCCGAACCTCAACATTTTCAACGTTCAAGCGGCCGTTGATACAGGAAATCAGATACCGCTGATCTACTTGGCCGGCGCATTCAATTATCTTGTATGTTTCTCGATCGCAATTTGGATGCTTGCGATGTTACTTTTTGAGGATCGCGACTTGGCTTAG
- a CDS encoding ATP-binding cassette domain-containing protein, giving the protein MSRLAAPRSEPEASGAWTTYLWASLAGLLVPVIVVLVGLITVLLDSRGFDGDTVQLGTHLNLPLPEDFIRQRPLVQLAQLVGVTFAIASLFSLAVWRHRREADARARSITKSLHRKVLQQSLRRAEIEGAAAQYVRAEQLIGTHLPSIQKGLSMWYRAIPQNVLMLVGCVAVALLVNIWLAMLAVVSGVLLWQLYHRLRYRQGDEISNWEVPRSRRRMAEIVGQAPLLARLQTQGLADRSFETELDSLYRRITAEESRDGRLWPLLFLATSVAVGVLLLGLGANLLIGESGLSVSSAFVLGLALGGAIVSADRLAKLSIQLRQSEPSSDAIYLYLQRRDDVAPSEQRVGLAGLRDSVRIDDVTLKDSTGRAILRNLSLQLRPRSFVALLGTESVSTRALTELIMGFGHPSEGHVSIDGIPLLDVHPQALARNVMWVEPSGPLWDGTIAENLRGGDDGINSGDLVEVLEKLNVYEQIQRLPEGLNTYVTAGDSQLPSGVTFAIGVARAILHKPAVVIAMEPPPPAEHLPDDPGLAGLKQLAEAGSLVVVLPRRLQTLRSADRVVLLNGPRIAGEGKHADLLTSSDLYRHLNYLLFNPYRHQK; this is encoded by the coding sequence ATGAGTAGACTTGCGGCACCGCGAAGTGAACCTGAAGCGAGTGGGGCGTGGACGACCTATTTGTGGGCATCCCTCGCCGGATTGCTCGTCCCCGTCATCGTGGTGCTGGTTGGCTTGATCACGGTGCTGTTGGATTCCAGGGGCTTTGACGGCGATACGGTTCAGCTCGGCACGCACCTGAATCTGCCTCTTCCTGAAGATTTCATCCGCCAGCGTCCGCTGGTCCAATTGGCCCAATTGGTAGGCGTCACGTTTGCGATCGCCAGCTTATTTTCCTTGGCGGTTTGGCGGCACCGACGCGAAGCGGATGCGCGTGCTCGCAGCATCACGAAGTCGTTGCACCGCAAAGTGTTGCAACAAAGTTTGCGGCGTGCGGAAATCGAGGGAGCCGCGGCTCAATATGTTCGCGCCGAGCAATTGATCGGCACGCATTTGCCCTCGATCCAAAAAGGGCTCTCGATGTGGTATCGAGCGATCCCACAAAACGTGCTGATGTTGGTCGGGTGTGTCGCGGTTGCCTTGCTTGTCAACATTTGGTTGGCGATGCTCGCCGTCGTCAGCGGTGTTTTGCTTTGGCAGCTTTATCACCGGCTTCGTTACCGCCAGGGAGACGAAATCTCCAACTGGGAAGTCCCCCGTTCGCGTCGACGGATGGCGGAAATTGTCGGCCAAGCGCCGCTGCTCGCTCGATTGCAAACGCAAGGCTTGGCGGACCGATCCTTCGAAACGGAACTCGATTCGTTGTACCGACGAATCACCGCCGAAGAGTCTCGCGATGGACGACTTTGGCCGTTGTTGTTCTTGGCGACCTCGGTCGCGGTGGGCGTGCTGTTATTAGGTCTCGGTGCAAACCTGTTGATCGGTGAAAGCGGCTTAAGCGTTTCCTCGGCGTTCGTGCTCGGACTCGCACTTGGCGGCGCGATCGTCAGCGCCGACCGACTTGCCAAACTGTCGATTCAATTGCGTCAAAGCGAGCCGTCGAGCGACGCCATCTACCTGTACCTGCAACGCCGCGACGATGTCGCACCGAGCGAACAACGTGTCGGGCTAGCGGGGCTTCGCGACTCGGTCCGCATCGATGACGTCACCCTAAAAGACTCCACCGGTAGAGCGATTTTGCGGAACTTGAGTCTGCAGCTTCGCCCACGCAGTTTTGTTGCACTGTTGGGGACCGAATCGGTGTCCACACGCGCGTTGACCGAATTGATCATGGGGTTTGGACATCCAAGCGAAGGACATGTTTCCATCGATGGCATTCCGCTGCTAGACGTTCATCCGCAAGCCCTGGCACGCAACGTCATGTGGGTCGAACCGTCGGGGCCACTGTGGGATGGCACGATCGCAGAGAACCTTCGCGGTGGTGACGATGGGATTAACAGTGGTGATCTCGTCGAGGTGCTAGAAAAACTGAACGTGTATGAGCAAATCCAACGACTGCCCGAGGGACTCAACACTTATGTCACGGCCGGTGATTCGCAGCTGCCGTCCGGAGTGACCTTTGCGATCGGGGTGGCACGTGCGATCTTGCATAAACCCGCCGTCGTGATTGCGATGGAGCCCCCGCCGCCCGCGGAGCACCTGCCCGATGACCCAGGTCTAGCAGGACTCAAGCAGCTCGCCGAGGCTGGATCGCTCGTAGTGGTGCTGCCGCGGCGCTTACAAACACTGCGTTCGGCCGATCGAGTGGTGCTACTCAACGGACCGCGGATCGCGGGCGAAGGCAAACATGCCGATCTGCTCACAAGCAGTGATCTGTACCGCCATCTCAACTACCTGCTCTTCAACCCATATCGGCACCAAAAGTAG
- a CDS encoding prepilin peptidase, with the protein MFEFWLAISLPLRLATLAIIGLLGGAVANYVIYTWCWLPRPISPWAPPSADAPARRKLDYVPLLGWFSLRREVKLHGRGFWIRPLLIELGLAIAIPALYLFETQNGGMLAESLQVPEVLQLPWLITWGHRIFLGHAVLLMLMVAATFIDFDEQTIPDIITVPGTLFALLLGAISYWGFMPISLPIGDAPTSLHQATFGVPWFPEPRGPGASDFEKWWTSTGLLCGLAIWSGWCFALADRRLILRKGYAKAIEFFCAGLVRHATWKWLLGIWIAGLIAISIVFQLGGIHWHGLLSSLIGLAVGGGVVWAIRIVASNAMGVEAMGFGDVTLMAMIGAFLGWQAAVAAFFLAPFAAIVIVIIQFMVTREPRIPFGPYLCAGAALTVIGWDRVMNQWFLPNLYFLGSFIFWLSFGMLALMGGMLFVWRHIKQRIFA; encoded by the coding sequence GTGTTTGAATTTTGGCTTGCAATTTCTCTTCCGCTTCGACTGGCAACTCTGGCGATCATTGGGTTGCTTGGCGGAGCGGTTGCGAACTATGTGATCTACACCTGGTGCTGGCTGCCGCGACCGATCTCGCCCTGGGCTCCCCCTTCGGCGGACGCGCCTGCTCGCCGCAAACTCGATTATGTACCGCTGCTGGGGTGGTTTTCGCTTCGCCGCGAAGTGAAATTGCACGGCCGCGGCTTTTGGATTCGCCCGCTATTGATCGAGCTCGGCTTAGCCATCGCCATTCCCGCCCTGTATCTGTTCGAGACTCAAAACGGGGGAATGTTAGCGGAATCGCTTCAGGTCCCCGAGGTGCTTCAGTTGCCTTGGCTAATCACCTGGGGACATCGCATCTTTTTGGGGCACGCCGTGTTATTGATGCTGATGGTTGCGGCGACCTTCATTGACTTTGACGAGCAAACCATCCCCGACATCATCACCGTCCCGGGGACATTGTTTGCGTTGTTGTTGGGCGCGATTTCCTATTGGGGTTTCATGCCCATTTCGTTGCCCATTGGCGACGCGCCAACGAGTTTGCATCAAGCCACGTTTGGCGTTCCTTGGTTCCCCGAACCGCGAGGCCCTGGGGCTTCTGATTTCGAAAAGTGGTGGACCAGCACGGGGCTATTGTGCGGGTTAGCGATTTGGAGCGGTTGGTGCTTCGCGCTGGCAGATCGTCGTTTAATTTTGCGAAAAGGATACGCCAAAGCGATTGAATTCTTCTGCGCGGGACTTGTCCGCCATGCGACATGGAAGTGGTTGCTGGGCATTTGGATCGCGGGGCTGATCGCCATCTCGATTGTTTTTCAGCTGGGCGGGATCCATTGGCATGGACTGCTCTCCTCATTAATCGGTTTGGCCGTGGGAGGCGGTGTCGTTTGGGCGATTCGCATCGTCGCATCCAACGCGATGGGAGTCGAGGCGATGGGGTTCGGAGATGTCACGCTGATGGCGATGATCGGGGCTTTCCTGGGCTGGCAAGCGGCCGTCGCTGCATTCTTTCTTGCCCCCTTTGCCGCGATCGTGATTGTCATCATCCAGTTCATGGTCACCCGCGAACCGCGAATCCCGTTCGGCCCCTACCTCTGTGCCGGGGCCGCATTGACGGTGATCGGATGGGACCGAGTGATGAACCAATGGTTCCTACCGAACCTTTACTTCCTTGGCAGTTTCATCTTTTGGCTCTCGTTCGGAATGCTCGCCCTGATGGGGGGAATGCTGTTTGTGTGGCGGCACATCAAACAGCGAATTTTTGCTTAG
- a CDS encoding alpha-1,2-fucosyltransferase produces the protein MIVIARRYGQLGNRLWLYAHMIGAAAEYGVSVANPCFHEYADLFPSTRADLWCRYPEVSPPEMELERRPVPSRWQRKLLAKGIYLVGKTLHRLPLRNYPAHVIRLPDNESYDLQSDAFRELATSKRPVLVMGWEFRCDSLFEKHAAEIRRHFRLAPEHSEPVQQCIDEARQRSDIVVGIHIRHGDYATYMNGRYFYEVSDYAAKMRQIQAQFSPRRVTFLVCSNANLNHDDFAGLDIQFGPGHLAQDMYALAETDLIIGPPSTFSMWASFYGNTPLWTMADRNETIDVHSLTPELFLESSVNQTTKLAS, from the coding sequence ATGATTGTGATTGCCCGACGATACGGTCAACTCGGTAACCGCTTGTGGCTCTACGCGCATATGATCGGAGCCGCAGCGGAGTACGGGGTCTCTGTTGCGAATCCTTGCTTTCACGAGTATGCCGATCTATTTCCGTCCACGCGAGCCGATCTCTGGTGTCGCTATCCGGAGGTTTCTCCGCCAGAAATGGAACTCGAACGCAGGCCGGTTCCTTCACGATGGCAGCGCAAACTCCTAGCCAAGGGTATCTACTTGGTCGGGAAAACGCTGCACCGACTGCCTCTGCGAAACTATCCCGCGCACGTCATTCGCCTTCCAGACAACGAATCCTACGACCTGCAAAGCGACGCCTTTCGTGAATTGGCCACCAGCAAACGGCCGGTGCTGGTGATGGGTTGGGAATTTCGCTGCGACTCACTCTTCGAGAAACATGCGGCGGAAATCCGTCGACATTTCCGTCTTGCTCCCGAACATAGCGAACCGGTGCAGCAGTGTATCGACGAGGCCCGCCAACGCTCCGATATCGTCGTGGGCATCCATATCCGTCATGGCGATTACGCGACGTACATGAACGGCCGTTACTTTTACGAGGTCAGTGACTACGCCGCGAAGATGCGCCAAATTCAGGCCCAATTTTCGCCGCGGCGAGTGACATTCCTCGTGTGCTCCAATGCGAACCTTAACCACGATGATTTTGCGGGGCTTGACATTCAGTTTGGACCAGGCCACCTCGCGCAAGACATGTACGCGCTAGCCGAAACGGACCTGATCATTGGTCCTCCGAGTACCTTCAGCATGTGGGCGTCGTTCTATGGAAATACCCCGCTTTGGACCATGGCGGACCGCAACGAAACGATTGACGTACATTCGCTCACACCCGAGCTTTTTCTGGAGTCCTCCGTGAACCAGACCACCAAGTTGGCGAGCTGA